TGTTGTTTTGGGTTCTATTTTTTCAACCAGTCATCCGGCCCCGGCGGACCGTCCTACTATTCACCGCACTACTTATAAAGACGGCGCAATAATCGAATATGACCGTTTAAATCATATTTTACACGCTTATATTCCCGGCGATATTAACCGTGAAATTGATCAGGATATAAACGAACAGGTTCACCGTGATACTACCCGTGAAATAGATCGGGATATGAGTTTGCAAGTTCATCGTGATGTTTTCTTTCAGGTTGACCGTGATGTTCTGCATGATATCGGCGGCAATTTTACCAGTACAATAGGGGGCAATGTTTCAAAAGATGTTGGCGGTGATGTTAACCATACTGTCGGCGGAAAAGTCGTGCTTGATGTACAGGGTGAGGTTGTCATTAACAGCGCAACCCGCATAACTCTTTCCGCGCCTTTACTTGTTATTGATGGGCCGTTTGTTCAGGGCAACAGCAACCACGGTGGCGGCGGTGAGATTT
This sequence is a window from Desulfovibrio sp. UCD-KL4C. Protein-coding genes within it:
- a CDS encoding phage baseplate assembly protein V; translated protein: MQSEKFNTSEVDRRLSNLIRIGTVAEADYSKARLRVSFGEAVSDWLPWVTFRAGGDHTWWAPEVDEQVLVLAPSGEISGGVVLGSIFSTSHPAPADRPTIHRTTYKDGAIIEYDRLNHILHAYIPGDINREIDQDINEQVHRDTTREIDRDMSLQVHRDVFFQVDRDVLHDIGGNFTSTIGGNVSKDVGGDVNHTVGGKVVLDVQGEVVINSATRITLSAPLLVIDGPFVQGNSNHGGGGEIYGEIEQHDGDFISDGISLQHHVHPENGDVTEEPTGGTE